From the genome of Pleomorphomonas sp. T1.2MG-36:
CCACAGTTAGCCTGCGCAATATAATGCGCATAGCCACAGACGGCAGAGGTCAACACCGGCAGACCTGCGGTAATGGCCTCCAGCAGAACAATTCCTGCCGCTTCCTGATAGGCCGGGTGCAGCAATAAATCGGCTGCGGCCATCAACTCCGCGACATCATTGCGCCCAGAGAAAAAATGCACATTGCTACGCACACCGCGTTTTTCCGCCAGCGCTTCAAATTTTCGCGGTTTATCCTGGCCGACAATATAC
Proteins encoded in this window:
- a CDS encoding glycosyltransferase, which codes for YIVGQDKPRKFEALAEKRGVRSNVHFFSGRNDVAELMAAADLLLHPAYQEAAGIVLLEAITAGLPVLTSAVCGYAHYIAQANCGDVIEEPWRQDALNDILRKALTQPSLRAAWAENARHFADTQDLYSLPEKAADIITGGLDG